The following are encoded in a window of Prochlorococcus marinus str. MIT 1013 genomic DNA:
- a CDS encoding DUF3727 domain-containing protein — protein sequence MPSTNKNDEVPTLLVKDSQGSDLLCFLEQVVPLEGNEYALLTPVDTPVSLFQLIDDQDPKLIETIKKNEPILEVADVVLQEHDLRLVRSAITLTVSGELDEPEPEEIEEEDIDDESETYELLVNFRVDNNEYGLYIPLDPFFIVGKLEDGEVKLVEGEEFDKIQSGIEAELEERGLSE from the coding sequence ATGCCATCAACAAATAAAAACGACGAAGTACCTACACTTTTAGTTAAAGATTCTCAAGGCTCAGATCTCCTATGTTTTCTTGAACAAGTAGTACCTCTGGAAGGTAATGAATATGCCCTTTTAACACCTGTAGATACTCCAGTATCTCTTTTTCAATTAATTGATGATCAAGATCCTAAGCTAATAGAAACGATTAAAAAGAATGAGCCAATACTTGAAGTAGCTGATGTTGTCCTTCAAGAACATGATCTTAGACTTGTCCGCTCAGCTATCACCCTTACAGTCTCAGGTGAATTAGATGAGCCCGAGCCAGAAGAAATTGAAGAAGAAGATATTGATGACGAGTCAGAGACTTACGAACTTCTCGTCAATTTTAGAGTTGATAATAATGAATATGGTCTATACATTCCACTTGACCCTTTCTTCATAGTTGGAAAGCTAGAGGATGGTGAAGTAAAGCTTGTTGAAGGTGAAGAATTTGACAAGATACAATCAGGAATTGAAGCTGAGCTTGAGGAAAGAGGATTATCAGAATAA
- the ruvX gene encoding Holliday junction resolvase RuvX, whose amino-acid sequence MIQPKPCSVLSLDIGDKRIGIAGCDPLGISITHLPAIFRNSFEQDLKEFGKICFERKVEGLIVGNPLDMHGKETNQSIRCKKYGIKLAKCLKLPLAFINEHCSTIEAKEKFSLKNDKTGKIDSASAAILLQQWLIEGPDLDDSN is encoded by the coding sequence ATGATACAGCCAAAACCCTGTTCAGTTTTAAGTCTTGATATTGGAGATAAAAGGATTGGTATAGCAGGTTGTGATCCACTTGGAATATCGATAACTCATCTTCCTGCAATTTTTAGAAATAGCTTTGAACAAGATCTAAAAGAGTTCGGGAAAATATGTTTTGAACGTAAAGTTGAAGGCCTCATTGTTGGCAATCCTCTTGATATGCACGGCAAGGAGACTAATCAATCTATTAGATGTAAAAAATATGGAATTAAATTAGCGAAATGTTTAAAACTTCCATTGGCTTTTATCAATGAACATTGTTCAACCATCGAGGCCAAAGAAAAATTCTCTTTAAAAAATGACAAAACCGGAAAAATAGATAGTGCATCTGCCGCTATACTTTTACAACAATGGCTTATTGAGGGACCTGATCTGGATGACTCAAATTAA
- a CDS encoding thylakoid membrane photosystem I accumulation factor — translation MILIRIFSSLLILFFLFVNPVYSARDTDSYDGNIYPIYAGNGSLVPPPSTLSESLKNERTSVLVFYLDDSATSKQFAPVVSGIKLLWSSSVDLIPLSIDELDNDDQKTFKDPGYYWHGKIPQTVIIDGKGNVLLDEEGQVSFDEINDAITKGTGLKKPDFNLTVKSFNEYNSEPSKDGYTKPRGS, via the coding sequence TTGATTTTGATAAGAATATTCTCATCACTACTTATACTTTTTTTTCTATTTGTTAATCCAGTATATTCAGCTAGAGATACTGATAGTTACGACGGGAATATATACCCAATCTATGCCGGTAACGGATCATTAGTTCCACCACCAAGCACATTATCAGAGTCATTAAAGAACGAAAGAACAAGTGTTTTAGTTTTCTATCTAGACGATAGTGCTACTAGTAAACAATTTGCACCTGTAGTTTCAGGTATTAAGTTATTGTGGAGCTCATCTGTTGATTTAATTCCCCTATCAATTGATGAATTAGACAATGATGACCAGAAAACATTTAAAGACCCAGGTTATTACTGGCATGGGAAGATACCTCAGACAGTGATTATTGACGGAAAAGGTAATGTTCTCCTAGATGAAGAAGGTCAAGTATCTTTCGATGAAATTAATGATGCAATAACTAAAGGAACAGGTCTAAAAAAACCTGATTTTAATCTAACAGTCAAAAGTTTTAACGAATACAATAGTGAGCCATCTAAAGATGGTTATACTAAACCTCGAGGCAGTTGA